A window of the Ostrea edulis chromosome 1, xbOstEdul1.1, whole genome shotgun sequence genome harbors these coding sequences:
- the LOC130048124 gene encoding semaphorin-5B-like gives MALSNIHFIYIVFIVMFLNLASHPVLCDDSVWSAWSRCKTPCPWKWCRNTLCIGARTRSKTCTNSEKDTEGRNCTGAYKENVFCLLNDCRVKGEWSDWTSWSACSVTCGTGYRQRIRFCSDQETVCRGSNFEKVFCDAELVCSDEGFFSPWSEWGLCSQPCGGIRERQRTCAEPLLSGKHCSGNLEEIGKCSANNCKGKLYYRYMYIYIITH, from the exons ATGGCTTTGTCgaatattcatttcatttatattgtatttatagTCATGTTTCTAAATCTTGCTTCGCACCCAGTGCTTTGTGACG ATTCTGTATGGTCTGCATGGTCCAGATGTAAAACGCCGTGCCCGTGGAAATGGTGCAGAAACACACTTTGTATAGGAGCCAGAACAAGGAGCAAAACTTGCACTAACTCTGAAAAAGATACCGAAGGTAGAAACTGTACTGGGGcttataaagaaaatgttttctgtTTGTTGAATGATTGTCGGGTGAAAGGAGAGTGGAGTGACTGGACGAGCTGGTCTGCCTGTAGTGTGACGTGTGGAACCGGTTATCGACAACGAATCAGGTTCTGTTCAGATCAGGAAACCGTCTGCCGAGGAAGTAACTTTGAAAAGGTTTTCTGTGATGCAGAACTTGTGTGTTCGGATGAGGGCTTCTTTAGCCCGTGGAGTGAATGGGGCTTGTGTTCGCAGCCGTGTGGAGGGATTAGAGAAAGGCAGAGAACTTGTGCAGAACCATTGTTGTCTGGCAAACACTGTTCGGGAAATTTGGAGGAAATTGGAAAGTGTAGTGCAAACAACTGTAAAGGTAAATTGTATTatcgttacatgtacatatatattattacacaTTAA